From a region of the Paenibacillus sp. FSL R10-2734 genome:
- a CDS encoding amidohydrolase family protein, which yields MKIITIEEHYMDTSVAAASAEAVNNLNPSFRDAFSQGDSASPAPSKLMDLGEERLASMDANGIDIQVLSMNGHGMQFLSAEEAVPLVREANDRLATAISAHPDRFAGFASLPTSNPEAAAAELERAVNKLGFKGAIINGRTHDLFLDDSRFSPILEAAAAMNVPIYLHPTIPPKSVQDIYYSGLDSIVSARFATAAWGWHNETGIHLLRLILAGVFDKYPQLQIILGHWGEMIPFFLERVNDVFNPVVKNLQREVSDYFLNHVYVTPSGMFSLPSFMLTHQVMGADRIMYSVDYPFVGNEGARVFLENAPISNADKEKIAHGNAEKLLRL from the coding sequence ATGAAGATCATTACAATTGAAGAGCATTATATGGACACTTCGGTGGCTGCCGCCTCAGCGGAAGCCGTGAACAATTTAAACCCAAGTTTCCGTGATGCCTTTAGTCAAGGAGATTCAGCTTCTCCGGCACCATCAAAGCTAATGGATTTAGGAGAAGAACGTTTGGCCAGTATGGATGCTAATGGGATCGACATCCAGGTACTTTCCATGAATGGGCATGGGATGCAGTTCCTTTCGGCAGAAGAGGCTGTACCTCTAGTAAGAGAAGCCAATGACCGATTGGCAACAGCTATTAGCGCTCACCCGGACCGCTTTGCCGGATTCGCCTCATTGCCTACTTCGAATCCAGAGGCAGCAGCCGCAGAACTAGAGCGAGCAGTGAATAAACTTGGCTTTAAAGGAGCCATCATCAATGGACGCACTCATGATCTGTTTCTTGATGATTCAAGGTTTAGTCCGATATTAGAAGCTGCAGCTGCAATGAATGTACCCATTTACTTGCATCCGACCATACCACCAAAGTCTGTTCAAGATATTTATTACAGTGGACTTGATTCAATAGTTAGCGCGCGTTTTGCAACTGCGGCTTGGGGTTGGCACAATGAAACCGGCATTCATTTATTGCGTTTGATTCTGGCTGGAGTCTTCGATAAATATCCTCAGCTACAAATCATCCTTGGACATTGGGGAGAAATGATCCCCTTCTTTTTAGAACGTGTTAATGACGTTTTTAATCCGGTAGTGAAAAATCTCCAGAGAGAGGTTTCCGACTACTTTTTAAATCATGTGTATGTAACCCCAAGTGGTATGTTCAGCCTTCCATCCTTTATGCTGACTCATCAGGTGATGGGTGCAGACCGTATCATGTACTCTGTGGATTATCCATTCGTTGGCAATGAAGGGGCGAGAGTCTTTCTTGAGAACGCGCCAATAAGTAATGCAGATAAAGAAAAAATAGCTCATGGAAATGCAGAAAAGTTACTTAGGCTTTAG
- a CDS encoding adenosylcobalamin-dependent ribonucleoside-diphosphate reductase, translating into MERKQRLEGLSEKIFLDRYAWKDADSNNAKVGDVVLVLTKDDPKFPTKEVGEIVERNGRIVTVKTRSGELVKSDVEKLTLNIEKTPEEMWDRLSTAMASVEKTPELQEEWAGKFRSILDDWKLVPGGRIAAGAGASEELTLFNCYVIPSPKDSRGGIMQTLAEMTEIMARGGGVGINLSSLRPRRAIVRGVNGSSSGSVSWGGLFSYTTGLIEQGGSRRGALMLMINDWHPDVEDFITVKQTMGQVTNANLSVCVSNSFMKAVKENLDWDLVFPDTTDPDYNDTWDGDLDKWKAAGKNVIHYRTVKARDVWRTIIESAWKSAEPGVVFMEYYNQMSNSWYFNPIICTNPCGEQGLPGWGVCNLSAVNLSKFYDEKNHDVDWEDLANTTRYSVRFLDNVIDKTPYHFPENEANQKNERRVGLGTMGLAELMIKLNIRYGSPESLAFLDKLYGFMAREAYLASAEIAGEKGSFLAFDTEKYLMSGFMKNMLEAYPEVGEAIRQHGMRNVTVITQAPTGSTGTMVGTSTGIEPYFAFKYYRQSRLGYDEQFVPIAQEWLEAHPGEELPEYFVTSMDLSAKDHIRAQAAIQRWVDSSISKTANCPSDFTVEETAELYEMAFDLGCKGVTIYRDGSRDVQVLETSKKEDKKETAAEEVAPAVEVAATPEASASIVAASPAPQVTTELDKQYKKRPQVLRGATYKINTPFGMAYITINDLDGTPAEIFLNVGKAGSDVFAMAEALGRVCSLFLRYGDHGEKVELLIKHLKGIGGSGAIGFGANRVESIADAVAKALETHVLNNAQDDHVPAPIAATLELEDFNEALNAELKASVPATAAIDGGHGAHDHSKASRDLCPSCGGASLINIEGCKTCGNCGYSRCG; encoded by the coding sequence ATGGAACGTAAGCAACGCCTTGAAGGGCTAAGTGAAAAAATATTTTTGGATCGTTATGCTTGGAAGGATGCCGACAGCAACAATGCTAAAGTGGGCGATGTAGTACTCGTTCTAACAAAGGATGATCCGAAGTTTCCAACGAAGGAAGTCGGAGAGATTGTAGAGCGTAACGGCCGAATCGTAACCGTGAAGACGCGCAGCGGCGAACTTGTGAAATCAGATGTTGAGAAGCTGACGCTTAATATAGAAAAAACACCAGAGGAAATGTGGGATCGTCTATCTACAGCTATGGCTTCTGTTGAGAAGACACCTGAGCTTCAAGAAGAATGGGCAGGTAAATTCCGTTCGATTCTGGATGATTGGAAGCTCGTACCGGGTGGACGTATTGCGGCTGGTGCAGGCGCTAGTGAAGAACTAACACTGTTCAACTGTTATGTAATCCCTTCTCCAAAAGATAGCCGTGGCGGCATTATGCAGACATTGGCTGAAATGACAGAAATTATGGCTCGTGGTGGCGGTGTAGGGATTAACCTATCATCACTACGTCCGCGTCGTGCGATTGTGAGAGGTGTAAATGGTTCGTCTAGTGGTTCTGTATCTTGGGGCGGTCTGTTTAGCTATACCACTGGACTAATTGAACAAGGCGGCAGCCGTCGTGGAGCGCTCATGCTCATGATTAATGACTGGCATCCAGATGTTGAGGACTTCATTACAGTGAAGCAAACGATGGGTCAGGTTACTAATGCGAACCTTTCGGTATGTGTGAGCAATAGCTTTATGAAGGCTGTTAAAGAAAATTTAGATTGGGATCTCGTATTCCCGGATACGACAGACCCTGATTATAACGATACGTGGGATGGCGATCTCGACAAATGGAAGGCTGCGGGCAAAAATGTTATTCATTATCGCACCGTTAAAGCGCGTGATGTGTGGCGCACTATTATCGAATCTGCTTGGAAATCCGCTGAGCCTGGCGTTGTGTTCATGGAATACTACAATCAGATGTCCAACAGCTGGTACTTTAATCCGATCATTTGTACGAACCCATGTGGAGAACAAGGACTGCCAGGCTGGGGAGTCTGCAATCTGTCGGCTGTGAATCTGTCTAAGTTCTACGATGAGAAGAATCATGATGTAGACTGGGAAGATCTTGCGAATACGACTCGTTATTCTGTACGTTTCTTGGATAATGTCATTGATAAGACGCCTTATCATTTCCCGGAAAATGAAGCGAATCAGAAGAACGAACGCCGTGTAGGTCTCGGAACGATGGGACTTGCCGAGCTTATGATCAAATTGAACATCCGTTATGGCAGTCCGGAATCTTTGGCGTTTCTGGACAAGCTTTACGGCTTTATGGCTCGTGAAGCGTACCTTGCATCCGCAGAGATTGCTGGTGAGAAGGGATCGTTCCTTGCTTTTGATACTGAGAAATACCTAATGAGCGGGTTTATGAAAAATATGCTCGAAGCGTATCCAGAGGTTGGAGAAGCGATCCGCCAACATGGTATGCGTAACGTTACAGTGATTACACAAGCGCCTACAGGCAGTACAGGTACAATGGTAGGTACTTCGACAGGCATTGAGCCATATTTTGCTTTCAAATATTATCGTCAAAGTCGTCTTGGCTACGATGAGCAGTTCGTTCCAATCGCTCAAGAATGGCTGGAAGCTCATCCAGGTGAAGAGCTGCCAGAGTACTTTGTGACCTCGATGGATTTGTCCGCTAAGGATCATATCCGTGCGCAAGCTGCAATTCAACGCTGGGTGGATAGCTCGATTTCCAAGACAGCGAACTGTCCGTCTGACTTCACAGTAGAAGAGACGGCTGAGCTTTATGAAATGGCCTTCGATCTAGGCTGTAAAGGCGTTACGATCTACCGTGATGGTAGCCGTGATGTGCAAGTTCTGGAAACCTCGAAGAAGGAAGATAAGAAAGAAACTGCAGCTGAAGAGGTAGCTCCAGCAGTTGAAGTTGCAGCAACTCCTGAAGCAAGTGCGAGTATTGTTGCAGCAAGTCCAGCGCCACAGGTGACTACAGAGCTGGATAAACAATACAAGAAACGTCCGCAGGTTCTGCGCGGCGCAACATACAAGATCAACACACCTTTTGGTATGGCGTATATTACGATCAATGATTTAGATGGTACACCGGCTGAAATCTTCCTGAATGTAGGTAAAGCGGGTTCTGACGTCTTTGCGATGGCAGAAGCACTTGGACGTGTCTGCTCCTTGTTCCTCCGTTATGGAGATCATGGTGAGAAGGTTGAACTGTTGATCAAACATCTGAAAGGCATTGGCGGATCAGGTGCTATCGGCTTTGGTGCAAATCGCGTTGAATCCATTGCAGATGCTGTAGCTAAAGCACTAGAAACTCATGTACTGAACAACGCTCAGGATGATCATGTGCCTGCACCTATCGCAGCGACTTTGGAGCTGGAGGATTTCAATGAAGCGTTGAACGCTGAGTTGAAAGCAAGTGTTCCTGCCACAGCAGCAATCGATGGTGGACATGGTGCGCATGATCACTCGAAGGCTTCTCGTGATCTTTGCCCATCTTGCGGCGGTGCCTCGCTGATTAATATCGAGGGTTGTAAGACTTGTGGGAATTGTGGGTATAGTCGTTGTGGGTAA
- a CDS encoding amidohydrolase family protein, whose protein sequence is MTTQDKLFYPKIDLHTHYLSPGYQRFLKERYNDFGDGVKTPRWDVSENLELMDLMNIQYAVPSISSPNINHGDKNETLELAEEVNEYGAGLVKQYPEKYGFFASLPIPHIEESIRAIRKAMNEQRATGFTLATNANGTYLGSPELDPVMEELNQYKAIVTIHPNEPHTLDKGLNKMLPSPLMEFFFDTTRTILNMLENGIFKRYPDITFIIPHAGATLPIIADRVQAALPALNPDVDPADMDIKQVMKNHYFDVAGMVLPRQLPILLELSDPKKIVYASDCPYTPDGLVTLLGRELENTTQLSDALKQDIFLNNAKALLSRG, encoded by the coding sequence ATGACTACTCAAGATAAACTATTCTATCCCAAAATCGATCTTCACACTCACTACTTGTCCCCGGGCTATCAACGCTTCCTGAAGGAACGATATAATGACTTTGGCGATGGAGTAAAAACGCCCCGTTGGGATGTATCGGAAAATCTTGAACTGATGGACCTTATGAATATCCAATATGCAGTGCCGTCGATTTCCTCCCCCAATATCAATCATGGCGATAAAAACGAAACGCTAGAGCTTGCAGAAGAGGTAAACGAATATGGAGCAGGCTTAGTCAAACAGTATCCTGAGAAATACGGTTTCTTCGCGAGTTTACCAATTCCACATATTGAGGAGAGCATTCGTGCAATTCGAAAAGCCATGAATGAACAACGGGCAACTGGTTTTACTTTAGCTACGAACGCGAACGGAACTTACCTCGGAAGCCCTGAGCTGGACCCTGTAATGGAGGAATTAAATCAGTACAAGGCTATCGTTACTATACATCCAAATGAGCCTCATACCCTTGATAAGGGACTTAACAAAATGCTACCATCGCCGTTAATGGAATTCTTTTTCGATACCACGCGCACCATATTGAATATGCTGGAGAACGGTATTTTTAAACGTTATCCCGATATTACTTTTATTATTCCTCATGCCGGTGCAACGCTACCTATTATTGCCGACCGGGTTCAAGCAGCATTGCCGGCATTGAATCCCGATGTTGACCCTGCGGATATGGACATTAAACAAGTGATGAAGAATCATTACTTTGACGTAGCTGGCATGGTACTGCCTAGACAATTACCCATATTACTTGAGCTTTCTGATCCTAAAAAGATTGTTTATGCATCTGATTGCCCGTATACGCCTGATGGTTTGGTTACGTTACTAGGCAGAGAATTAGAGAATACCACACAATTATCGGACGCATTAAAACAAGATATTTTTCTGAATAACGCGAAGGCGTTGCTAAGTCGGGGGTAA
- a CDS encoding TetR/AcrR family transcriptional regulator — translation MTKKISLTRELVLEQGLKISSELGFDKLTYNGLARSLSIQPQSLYRYVSNLEDLKSGVVAIYIKGMVDLIYHELLAYSGKDALRKFALCMISYSQSSLRFPDMVGGLAEFSYTEAVSQQMENLHNILVELIKAVTKDQTKVEQNEQLFLSYVLGHLQLMNNGVAPKKVNIQQNFEENIERLSSLF, via the coding sequence ATGACAAAGAAAATTAGTTTAACAAGAGAGCTTGTGCTTGAACAAGGTTTGAAAATCAGCAGTGAACTGGGCTTTGATAAGCTGACCTACAACGGGTTGGCCCGTTCATTATCCATTCAGCCGCAGTCATTGTATCGATATGTGAGTAATTTAGAGGATTTAAAAAGTGGAGTTGTAGCTATCTATATAAAAGGCATGGTCGACTTGATCTACCATGAATTATTAGCATACTCTGGAAAAGACGCGTTACGGAAATTCGCATTATGTATGATTTCATATTCACAATCCAGTCTCAGATTTCCAGATATGGTTGGAGGACTGGCTGAATTCAGCTATACCGAAGCAGTCTCGCAGCAAATGGAAAATTTGCATAATATTTTAGTTGAACTTATTAAAGCCGTTACAAAAGATCAAACGAAGGTTGAACAAAATGAACAATTATTTCTGAGTTATGTACTTGGACATCTGCAACTCATGAATAATGGGGTTGCACCGAAAAAAGTAAATATTCAACAAAACTTTGAAGAGAACATCGAACGATTATCTTCGTTATTTTGA
- a CDS encoding YqhG family protein, with protein sequence MTLTSQEVRKHVMDYLEATECSIIEVSPIHVTVKLSPRADRMLTDRPYYWGFVERTGVDPETLSFTFVFDPEKYDSQAAIEAPPTVNRSIGAFNPPITGSPAIGATADVEASTDLLNSESPESNVVHVPSSNPEDSILARYFGIVPALPRIGPGMIRREDVVYGSKRLQQIWSAAQDEGKCLYLFEDPGSRQRNTLFSAAYEPWLGVCYKVEMSCDLKREELHYLGISLTKGTIIDDFNAKISSREMTPRLPENVHIQPYDLTVTAATDLLEAHLTSQLAELDYTWAEQARERLRIELAIIDIYYGELLKEPDEEKRLGTQEQYNRRRQETIWQYEPQIAVSAVTYGLFHLRSL encoded by the coding sequence ATGACCCTCACCTCACAGGAAGTACGTAAACATGTAATGGACTATTTGGAAGCGACAGAATGCTCCATTATTGAAGTATCGCCCATTCACGTAACTGTAAAGCTATCGCCAAGAGCTGACAGAATGCTTACAGACCGTCCTTATTATTGGGGATTCGTGGAGCGTACTGGCGTTGATCCGGAGACACTCTCTTTCACCTTTGTATTTGATCCTGAAAAATACGACAGTCAAGCAGCTATAGAAGCTCCACCAACGGTAAACCGCAGCATCGGAGCATTTAACCCGCCTATTACCGGTAGCCCAGCGATAGGCGCGACAGCTGATGTTGAAGCTAGCACGGATCTATTGAATTCAGAATCACCGGAATCTAATGTGGTTCATGTCCCCTCTTCAAATCCTGAAGATAGCATCCTTGCCCGCTACTTTGGTATTGTTCCAGCACTGCCTCGAATTGGGCCCGGCATGATAAGACGAGAAGATGTCGTCTATGGGAGCAAGCGACTTCAGCAAATTTGGAGTGCTGCCCAAGATGAAGGAAAATGCCTTTACTTATTTGAGGATCCAGGAAGCAGACAGCGGAACACGCTCTTCTCTGCAGCCTATGAACCGTGGCTCGGTGTCTGCTATAAAGTGGAGATGAGCTGTGATTTGAAACGGGAAGAACTTCATTATCTTGGGATATCTCTGACCAAAGGGACCATCATTGATGACTTTAACGCAAAGATATCCTCTCGGGAGATGACACCTCGCTTACCGGAAAATGTGCATATTCAGCCTTATGATTTGACAGTGACAGCCGCTACAGATTTATTGGAAGCTCATCTTACCTCCCAGCTAGCCGAGCTTGATTACACTTGGGCCGAACAGGCACGTGAGCGTCTTAGAATCGAGCTGGCTATCATTGATATTTATTACGGCGAACTGCTGAAAGAGCCTGATGAAGAAAAACGTCTAGGTACTCAAGAGCAGTATAACCGTCGTCGACAAGAGACCATTTGGCAGTATGAGCCGCAAATTGCAGTTTCTGCGGTAACCTATGGACTGTTTCATCTGCGGAGCCTATAG
- a CDS encoding SNF2-related protein — protein MTQLFRNSQPHKGGKSAPILPVPLSFDRNWLQDLELKLEKGGPWGDLRLSKLAVQGEQTGLVTSFDELQCMKHLSGLSPLPHQLDTAHKVLFEMSGRAILADEVGLGKTIEAGLVLKEYLVRGLVSKVLILVPASLVLQWVRELNAKFGISAIAQKKAYSWGNAIVVASMDTAKRDPHKEMLLENEYDMLIIDEAHKLKNKKSTNYLFVQQLRKKYCLLLTATPVQNDLGELFNLITLLKPGQLGNQGDFATNFVVDKRQPKNEGQLRDELSKVMIRNRRGEGPVNFTKRKVRNIPLVLSQEERVLYDAVTAFVKDQYQESGGNLSSMLSLVTLQREVCSSRDAVFITLVNLIKKLPADSPKRDRMMELLQTLRTVKTNTKAETTLSLIQEMNEKVIVFTEYRATQEYLLQYFREHGLMCVSYSGGMNRGKKDWMMDLFRGRAQVMIATEAGGEGINLQFCHHMINFDLPWNPMRVEQRIGRVHRLGQQNDVVIYNLSTQGTIEEHILHLLHEKINMFEMVIGGLDVILERFEKKESLEKSLYKIMLESHSDEELRNELDHIGESLSELTQGIKKESETAT, from the coding sequence ATGACGCAATTATTCCGTAATTCTCAACCCCACAAAGGTGGGAAGTCCGCGCCTATACTGCCTGTTCCTCTTTCTTTTGACCGGAATTGGCTACAGGATCTAGAACTCAAGCTAGAAAAAGGCGGTCCGTGGGGAGATTTACGTCTGTCTAAGCTTGCCGTGCAAGGTGAACAAACGGGTCTAGTAACAAGCTTCGATGAGCTGCAATGCATGAAGCATTTATCCGGATTATCCCCTCTTCCTCACCAGCTTGATACCGCGCATAAAGTTCTGTTTGAGATGTCAGGCCGCGCGATTCTTGCAGACGAGGTAGGACTAGGAAAGACGATTGAAGCAGGACTTGTACTTAAGGAATATCTTGTTCGCGGTCTCGTCTCTAAAGTTCTTATTCTGGTACCGGCTTCCCTCGTATTGCAGTGGGTCCGCGAGCTGAATGCCAAGTTTGGCATATCCGCCATTGCACAGAAAAAAGCATACTCCTGGGGAAATGCGATTGTAGTCGCATCTATGGATACCGCCAAACGCGATCCCCATAAAGAAATGCTGCTGGAAAATGAATATGACATGTTGATTATTGATGAAGCACACAAGCTGAAGAATAAAAAATCGACCAATTATCTATTTGTACAGCAATTACGCAAAAAATATTGCCTGCTCCTAACCGCTACTCCCGTACAGAATGATCTGGGCGAGCTGTTTAATTTGATCACTTTACTGAAGCCTGGGCAATTAGGAAATCAGGGCGATTTTGCCACAAATTTCGTCGTTGATAAACGTCAACCTAAGAATGAAGGTCAGCTAAGGGACGAGCTTTCGAAGGTGATGATCCGCAATCGGCGTGGCGAAGGTCCAGTTAACTTCACGAAACGAAAAGTCCGTAATATTCCGCTAGTTCTATCACAGGAAGAAAGAGTATTATATGACGCTGTCACTGCTTTTGTCAAAGACCAGTATCAGGAATCGGGCGGCAATCTTAGCAGCATGCTTTCCTTGGTAACGCTTCAGCGCGAGGTCTGTAGCAGCCGGGATGCCGTGTTTATCACTTTAGTAAATCTGATCAAGAAGCTGCCCGCTGATTCTCCGAAACGCGACCGGATGATGGAGCTATTGCAGACACTCCGAACGGTTAAGACCAACACTAAAGCGGAAACAACGCTATCCCTCATTCAAGAAATGAATGAAAAAGTCATCGTGTTCACGGAGTACCGTGCGACTCAAGAATATTTGCTGCAATATTTCCGCGAACATGGGCTAATGTGTGTTTCTTATTCCGGCGGGATGAACCGTGGTAAAAAAGACTGGATGATGGATCTCTTCCGTGGTCGTGCTCAAGTAATGATCGCAACCGAGGCGGGTGGTGAGGGCATTAACCTGCAGTTCTGCCACCATATGATCAATTTCGATCTCCCTTGGAATCCCATGAGAGTAGAGCAGCGGATTGGACGGGTGCACCGATTAGGTCAGCAAAATGACGTGGTTATTTATAATTTGTCCACACAGGGCACGATTGAAGAACATATCCTGCATCTGCTACACGAGAAGATCAATATGTTCGAAATGGTCATTGGCGGGCTGGATGTGATTCTGGAGCGTTTTGAGAAGAAAGAATCTCTGGAGAAAAGCTTATACAAAATCATGCTCGAATCTCACTCCGATGAAGAGCTGCGAAATGAGCTAGATCATATCGGCGAATCCCTAAGTGAGTTGACTCAGGGTATTAAAAAGGAAAGCGAGACTGCGACATGA
- a CDS encoding alpha/beta hydrolase, which produces MSYLEENGANLYYETVGQGPVIVFIPGANGTGNIYAGAAKFLQDRYTVVMYDRRGYGQSELTVALPLDAQNPHSTYRLETDANDVAALAKHLSDEPIYILGSSSGAIVAMETLQDHPDIVKKVAFHEPPINTFLTDSADWAAVNDNIVETSRTEGMAAAMKLFAEAMNTVPMDTQMMAKPAVSIENADNPVVKGMADWFKYEIRQYTSRKIDINKLADKKAKIILFNGTDSVGSFPQDVVKDLSEKLGLPIHSIAGAHLGYAQKPQEFSQTLKELFV; this is translated from the coding sequence ATGAGTTATTTAGAAGAGAATGGTGCCAATTTATATTATGAAACAGTTGGTCAAGGTCCTGTTATTGTCTTCATTCCAGGAGCTAATGGTACTGGGAATATCTATGCTGGCGCCGCCAAATTTCTACAGGACCGATACACTGTTGTAATGTATGACCGCCGCGGTTATGGACAGAGTGAATTAACGGTAGCATTGCCGTTAGATGCCCAGAATCCACACAGCACGTACCGTCTTGAAACCGACGCTAATGACGTAGCTGCTTTGGCAAAACATTTAAGTGATGAACCTATATATATTTTGGGCAGCAGTTCAGGCGCAATTGTTGCAATGGAAACCTTGCAGGACCATCCTGATATTGTTAAAAAAGTTGCTTTCCATGAACCGCCAATCAACACATTCCTGACTGATTCCGCAGACTGGGCAGCAGTGAATGATAATATAGTTGAAACTTCCCGGACAGAGGGAATGGCGGCAGCCATGAAACTATTTGCTGAAGCTATGAATACCGTTCCAATGGATACTCAAATGATGGCTAAGCCGGCAGTTTCGATTGAAAATGCTGATAATCCTGTTGTTAAAGGAATGGCCGATTGGTTCAAATATGAAATTCGCCAATACACCAGCCGTAAAATCGATATCAACAAGCTGGCCGATAAGAAAGCTAAAATTATCTTATTTAATGGAACAGATTCCGTCGGCTCCTTCCCTCAAGATGTAGTCAAAGACTTATCCGAGAAGCTTGGCTTACCGATTCACTCCATCGCTGGCGCTCATTTAGGCTATGCCCAAAAGCCGCAGGAATTCTCTCAAACGTTAAAAGAACTATTTGTTTAA